Genomic window (Aquimarina sp. BL5):
TTCCTTTTTTCATCAAGATCCGAAAGCTGGTCGCCTAAAATACTGCCAGTACCGGGAGGAAAATCTTCATAGAGATTATCAAACGTTTTACTATTATAAAAGTCTAAAAAAAGTTCACCACCCGCCGTCCAGTTCCACTTTTTATTAAATAGGTTAGAAATACCAATGATTCTACTTCTTATACCTATCGTATTAGATTCTTCTTTTAATATATTAAATGGTCTTGGTTCATAATTATTTCTGAAAGAAGTAAATATACTAGTATGGTGAGAAAATAATGGGTTATAGTTGTGTTTCCAGGTCAGTCCCAGAATTCCATGCCTAACATCTTCAAAAGCTTGAGATCGTCCCCAAGTGAAAGCAGCTTGTCTTGGATTGTTGTCAAAATCTTCCTGATCCAAAGAACTGGGTATCCCGGCTTTTAAATCAACATAACTTGCAATAATGGAAAAACTATTTTTCTCTCCAGAGTATATAGAAGAAGTAACCGTAACTGTATTTCTATTATAGCTGTTATTATCTCGGTATCCACTAGAATGATTATTACTATAAACGATATTAAGATTTGATTTTTTTCCTCCAATAGCAATTTTTGCAATATTTCTACTCAATCCGTAACTCCCTAAGGAGCTAGAAAAGAAAGCCTCTGTAGTTTGGTAATCTATAAATTCTGGTCTTAACAAGATAGTTCCTCCTAAGCCAACACCATAGCTACTAGACGAAGGTCCTTTATGAATGTCAATTCTAGAAATTGAAGCTAGTTCAAGATCTTCAATAGATGATTCTCCGTTACCATCCGTTAGAGGAATATCTCCGAAATATGTTCTAATATTTGCTGTACCAAATAAATTTCGAGCACCAATTCCTCTTATGGTAATCCTATTGGTGTTGAGCGTACCGTTTTGCATAAAAACTCCCGGAACTTTATTTAGAATTGGGTGTAATTCAATAGTATTACCACGGTTGATTTCTTGCTTACTTACAATAGCAATTGCGTCGGTTGCATATTTCTCTTGTAGGGGAATGGATTGGCTATTTATAAATACCTCTTGTAATAGATTTATATTTGGGATAAGCGATATGGTAATGCTTTGATCATTAGTTACGGTGATCTTTTTGGTTTCATATCCTGCAAAAGAAATTTCAATAATTCCATTACTAACAAGTTTAAAAGTACCGTTGTTATCAGAAAGTGTTTTATTTCCCGTCTTTACATCTATTATCGTTGCATTTTTTATAGGGATTAGCGTGGTATTGTCAATAACTAATCCAGAAATGTTAAACTGTGCATTTGTTACATAACTGAGAAAAAAGAAGAGGAGTATTATTTTTTTTTTCAAAAGGCGAAATTTTGCTCAAATATCGTAAACTAATTATGTATCGATTCTTAAAAATAACTTATAATTGTAATCAGATCAAAAATCGTAATCAATAATATCTGTCATCCAATGTTTAGAAAAATAGTTTTCCTTTTTCTGGTTTCCACCAGTACAGTTTCTTTTGCACAAAGAATTAAAATCGATAAGAAAAAACTTGAGTTTTTGAAGAATGAAACAAAGATTGCTGTAAAGCTTACTTTTCCTGAAGATGTTATCTTTTTTAGTCTTCACCCTGAAAAGGAATTTATAGAGAATATGAAGAGTAAGTATGGAAAGATAGATAAGAATAAAGGCGAAAAGTGGTTGGAGACTTATGAAAAAGCTAAAAAAGAAACCTGGCGTAATGCTTTTATTCAAGGAGTAAGCAAAAAATTAGATGCCTATAGCGATTTAAAATTCGTATTTGCAGAAGAAGAAACGAATTATACATTGATCATCGAAGCAGATTGGATATATACAGGATATGGAGGTAGTGCGAGTGTGGGTAGAGAAGAAGGTAAACTTGAGACAACACTAAAATT
Coding sequences:
- a CDS encoding TonB-dependent receptor; protein product: MKKKIILLFFFLSYVTNAQFNISGLVIDNTTLIPIKNATIIDVKTGNKTLSDNNGTFKLVSNGIIEISFAGYETKKITVTNDQSITISLIPNINLLQEVFINSQSIPLQEKYATDAIAIVSKQEINRGNTIELHPILNKVPGVFMQNGTLNTNRITIRGIGARNLFGTANIRTYFGDIPLTDGNGESSIEDLELASISRIDIHKGPSSSSYGVGLGGTILLRPEFIDYQTTEAFFSSSLGSYGLSRNIAKIAIGGKKSNLNIVYSNNHSSGYRDNNSYNRNTVTVTSSIYSGEKNSFSIIASYVDLKAGIPSSLDQEDFDNNPRQAAFTWGRSQAFEDVRHGILGLTWKHNYNPLFSHHTSIFTSFRNNYEPRPFNILKEESNTIGIRSRIIGISNLFNKKWNWTAGGELFLDFYNSKTFDNLYEDFPPGTGSILGDQLSDLDEKRNYYNLFAETNFKANDKLQFNFGIHLNQTFFDIDDEFLVDNDDSSGSFDFDPIFSPKAGVNYLLNNNFIFFGNVAHGFSTPTTSETLLPDGEFNPDIKPEIGWNYEIGTRYNFFKSKLYGSLSLYSLRIKDLLVARRTEEDNFFAINAGKTIHNGIEGTINYNLLKFNQKQLNLFANASINDYKFNDFVDLDSDFSGNDVTGVPSHVINLGVDLISKKGIYGNLNFQIVGEIPANDQNTVFNDQYELLNGKIGYKNNIIKHLSYDLFLGANNILDIKYASQLQINASGFGGNAPRYFYPGIPFNIYGGINIKYRL